In Diceros bicornis minor isolate mBicDic1 chromosome 24, mDicBic1.mat.cur, whole genome shotgun sequence, the following are encoded in one genomic region:
- the EIF2B2 gene encoding translation initiation factor eIF-2B subunit beta isoform X2, whose protein sequence is MPGAAAKGSELSERIESFVEALKRGGGPRSSEDMARETLGLLRRIITDHRWSNAEELMELIRREGRRMAAAQPSETTVGNMVRRVLRIIREEYGRLHGRSDESDQQESLHKLLTSGGLIEDFSSHYAQLQSNIIEAINELLVELEGTMENIAAQALEHIHSNEVIMTIGFSRTVEAFLKEAARKRKFHVIVAECAPFCQGHEMAVNLSDAGIETTVMTDSAIFAVMSRVNKVIIGTKTILANGALRAVTGTHTLALAAKHHSTPLIVCAPMFKLSPQFPNEEDSFHKFVAPEEVLPFTEGLWKGAGEYHDLKSFLLVCVLLQLSFLGVATRVIAFQGTFWRRSAFTALCLTTSPQSSLPSLSPTLVGTHLPTSTA, encoded by the exons ATGCCAGGAGCCGCGGCCAAGGGCTCGGAGTTGTCCGAGAGGATCGAGAGTTTCGTAGAGGCCCTGAAGCGGGGCGGCGGGCCGCGCAGCTCTGAGGACATGGCTCGGGAGACGCTGGGGCTGCTGCGCCGGATCATCACGGACCACCGCTGGAGCAACGCAG AGGAGCTCATGGAACTGATCCGCAGAGAGGGCCGGAGGATGGCGGCCGCGCAGCCCTCAGAGACCACTGTGGGCAACATGGTGCGGAGAGTGCTCAGGATCATCCGGGAGGAGTATGGCAG ACTCCACGGACGCAGCGACGAGAGCGATCAGCAGGAGTCCCTGCACAAACTCTTGACATCTGGAGGCCTGATCGAGGATTTCAGCTCACATTATGCCCAACTCCAGTCCAACATCATTGAGGCAATTAATGAGCTGCTTGTGGAGCTGG AAGGGACAATGGAGAACATTGCAGCTCAGGCTCTGGAGCACATCCACTCCAATGAGGTGATCATGACCATTGGCTTCTCTCGAACTGTAGAGGCCTTCCTCAAAGAGGCTGCCCGAAAGAGGAAATTCCATGTCATTGTGGCAGAGTGTGCTCCTTTCTGCCAG GGTCATGAAATGGCAGTCAATTTGTCCGATGCAGGAATTGAGACAACTGTCATGACCGATTCTGCCATTTTTGCAGTTATGTCAAGAGTCAACAAG GTGATCATTGGCACAAAGACCATCCTAGCCAACGGTGCCTTGAGAGCTGTGACAGGAACGCATACTCTAGCATTGGCAGCAAAACACCATTCCACCCCCCTCATCGTCTGTGCTCCTATGTTCAAGCTTTCCCCACAg ttccCCAATGAAGAAGATTCATTTCACAAGTTTGTGGCTCCTGAAGAAGTCCTGCCTTTCACAGAAG ggCTGTGGAAAGGCGCTGGAGAGTATCATGATCTGAAGTCATTTCTTCTGGTTTGCGTTTTGCTGCAGCTTTCCTTCCTTGGCGTAGCAA CACGTGTGATTGCCTTTCAGGGGACATTCTGGAGAAGGTCAGCGTTCACTGCCCTGTGTTTGACTACGTCCCCCCAGAGCTCATTACCCTCTTTATCTCCAACATTGGTGGGAACGCACCTTCCTACATCTACCGCCTGA
- the EIF2B2 gene encoding translation initiation factor eIF-2B subunit beta isoform X3 translates to MPGAAAKGSELSERIESFVEALKRGGGPRSSEDMARETLGLLRRIITDHRWSNAEELMELIRREGRRMAAAQPSETTVGNMVRRVLRIIREEYGRLHGRSDESDQQESLHKLLTSGGLIEDFSSHYAQLQSNIIEAINELLVELEGTMENIAAQALEHIHSNEVIMTIGFSRTVEAFLKEAARKRKFHVIVAECAPFCQGHEMAVNLSDAGIETTVMTDSAIFAVMSRVNKVIIGTKTILANGALRAVTGTHTLALAAKHHSTPLIVCAPMFKLSPQFPNEEDSFHKFVAPEEVLPFTEGDILEKVSVHCPVFDYVPPELITLFISNIGGNAPSYIYRLMSELYHPDDYVL, encoded by the exons ATGCCAGGAGCCGCGGCCAAGGGCTCGGAGTTGTCCGAGAGGATCGAGAGTTTCGTAGAGGCCCTGAAGCGGGGCGGCGGGCCGCGCAGCTCTGAGGACATGGCTCGGGAGACGCTGGGGCTGCTGCGCCGGATCATCACGGACCACCGCTGGAGCAACGCAG AGGAGCTCATGGAACTGATCCGCAGAGAGGGCCGGAGGATGGCGGCCGCGCAGCCCTCAGAGACCACTGTGGGCAACATGGTGCGGAGAGTGCTCAGGATCATCCGGGAGGAGTATGGCAG ACTCCACGGACGCAGCGACGAGAGCGATCAGCAGGAGTCCCTGCACAAACTCTTGACATCTGGAGGCCTGATCGAGGATTTCAGCTCACATTATGCCCAACTCCAGTCCAACATCATTGAGGCAATTAATGAGCTGCTTGTGGAGCTGG AAGGGACAATGGAGAACATTGCAGCTCAGGCTCTGGAGCACATCCACTCCAATGAGGTGATCATGACCATTGGCTTCTCTCGAACTGTAGAGGCCTTCCTCAAAGAGGCTGCCCGAAAGAGGAAATTCCATGTCATTGTGGCAGAGTGTGCTCCTTTCTGCCAG GGTCATGAAATGGCAGTCAATTTGTCCGATGCAGGAATTGAGACAACTGTCATGACCGATTCTGCCATTTTTGCAGTTATGTCAAGAGTCAACAAG GTGATCATTGGCACAAAGACCATCCTAGCCAACGGTGCCTTGAGAGCTGTGACAGGAACGCATACTCTAGCATTGGCAGCAAAACACCATTCCACCCCCCTCATCGTCTGTGCTCCTATGTTCAAGCTTTCCCCACAg ttccCCAATGAAGAAGATTCATTTCACAAGTTTGTGGCTCCTGAAGAAGTCCTGCCTTTCACAGAAG GGGACATTCTGGAGAAGGTCAGCGTTCACTGCCCTGTGTTTGACTACGTCCCCCCAGAGCTCATTACCCTCTTTATCTCCAACATTGGTGGGAACGCACCTTCCTACATCTACCGCCTGATGAGTGAACTCTACCATCCTGACGATTATGTCCTATGA
- the EIF2B2 gene encoding translation initiation factor eIF-2B subunit beta isoform X1 produces MPGAAAKGSELSERIESFVEALKRGGGPRSSEDMARETLGLLRRIITDHRWSNAEELMELIRREGRRMAAAQPSETTVGNMVRRVLRIIREEYGRLHGRSDESDQQESLHKLLTSGGLIEDFSSHYAQLQSNIIEAINELLVELEGTMENIAAQALEHIHSNEVIMTIGFSRTVEAFLKEAARKRKFHVIVAECAPFCQGHEMAVNLSDAGIETTVMTDSAIFAVMSRVNKVIIGTKTILANGALRAVTGTHTLALAAKHHSTPLIVCAPMFKLSPQFPNEEDSFHKFVAPEEVLPFTEGLWKGAGEYHDLKSFLLVCVLLQLSFLGVARDILEKVSVHCPVFDYVPPELITLFISNIGGNAPSYIYRLMSELYHPDDYVL; encoded by the exons ATGCCAGGAGCCGCGGCCAAGGGCTCGGAGTTGTCCGAGAGGATCGAGAGTTTCGTAGAGGCCCTGAAGCGGGGCGGCGGGCCGCGCAGCTCTGAGGACATGGCTCGGGAGACGCTGGGGCTGCTGCGCCGGATCATCACGGACCACCGCTGGAGCAACGCAG AGGAGCTCATGGAACTGATCCGCAGAGAGGGCCGGAGGATGGCGGCCGCGCAGCCCTCAGAGACCACTGTGGGCAACATGGTGCGGAGAGTGCTCAGGATCATCCGGGAGGAGTATGGCAG ACTCCACGGACGCAGCGACGAGAGCGATCAGCAGGAGTCCCTGCACAAACTCTTGACATCTGGAGGCCTGATCGAGGATTTCAGCTCACATTATGCCCAACTCCAGTCCAACATCATTGAGGCAATTAATGAGCTGCTTGTGGAGCTGG AAGGGACAATGGAGAACATTGCAGCTCAGGCTCTGGAGCACATCCACTCCAATGAGGTGATCATGACCATTGGCTTCTCTCGAACTGTAGAGGCCTTCCTCAAAGAGGCTGCCCGAAAGAGGAAATTCCATGTCATTGTGGCAGAGTGTGCTCCTTTCTGCCAG GGTCATGAAATGGCAGTCAATTTGTCCGATGCAGGAATTGAGACAACTGTCATGACCGATTCTGCCATTTTTGCAGTTATGTCAAGAGTCAACAAG GTGATCATTGGCACAAAGACCATCCTAGCCAACGGTGCCTTGAGAGCTGTGACAGGAACGCATACTCTAGCATTGGCAGCAAAACACCATTCCACCCCCCTCATCGTCTGTGCTCCTATGTTCAAGCTTTCCCCACAg ttccCCAATGAAGAAGATTCATTTCACAAGTTTGTGGCTCCTGAAGAAGTCCTGCCTTTCACAGAAG ggCTGTGGAAAGGCGCTGGAGAGTATCATGATCTGAAGTCATTTCTTCTGGTTTGCGTTTTGCTGCAGCTTTCCTTCCTTGGCGTAGCAA GGGACATTCTGGAGAAGGTCAGCGTTCACTGCCCTGTGTTTGACTACGTCCCCCCAGAGCTCATTACCCTCTTTATCTCCAACATTGGTGGGAACGCACCTTCCTACATCTACCGCCTGATGAGTGAACTCTACCATCCTGACGATTATGTCCTATGA